One Methylocaldum marinum DNA window includes the following coding sequences:
- a CDS encoding tetratricopeptide repeat protein codes for MTFSDTIGIGLLAWLLVGAQPALAAEPAGHVHTEAGHYPKETAAAQAAYVDSEPPLWDNLGTLSYKITTSNARAQQFFDQGLRLAYAFNHLEAQRAFRMAQKLDPKCAMCFWGEALVLGPNINAPMETSAVGPAWSAISQAKTLAKHASPREKALIEALSKRYAKDPKADRKRLDQAYAAEMGKLAKRFPKDEDIATLYAESLMDLSPWDYWADQGRKPKGNTAEIVKVLETVLANSPDHPGAIHYYIHMMEASDRPERAEPHAERLAGLMPGAGHLVHMPGHLYYRLGRYRDALEANRAAIEADEAYLKETGAKGIYAQGYYPHNVHFLMVSAQMAGDGKTALAAAGKLGKVLSDETVRAVPWIQPVKAAPYFAHAQFGPPETVLKLADPGSEFPYVQAMWRYARGVAAAAKGAPRDARAELDALTGIAKTADLSGLTEAGVPAADILRIAQEVLSGRIAQAEGDLATAASTFEKAAALQEKLPYMEPPYWYYPVRRSVGALRFLQGDPAGAEREFDASLRAAPNDAWALWALAEVYRKQGKDSAAADAERRLAKTRADRGEPVRMERL; via the coding sequence ATGACATTTTCCGATACCATCGGCATCGGCCTGCTGGCCTGGCTGCTGGTCGGCGCGCAGCCGGCACTTGCCGCCGAACCGGCCGGCCATGTCCACACCGAGGCCGGCCATTATCCCAAGGAAACCGCTGCCGCCCAGGCCGCTTACGTCGACAGCGAACCGCCCTTGTGGGACAACCTCGGTACGCTGAGCTACAAGATCACCACGAGCAACGCTCGCGCCCAGCAATTTTTCGATCAGGGCTTGCGACTCGCCTATGCCTTCAATCACCTGGAGGCGCAGCGGGCCTTCCGCATGGCGCAGAAGCTCGATCCCAAGTGCGCCATGTGTTTCTGGGGTGAAGCCCTGGTACTGGGACCGAACATCAACGCGCCGATGGAGACTTCCGCGGTTGGCCCGGCCTGGAGCGCGATCAGCCAAGCGAAAACGCTCGCCAAGCACGCGAGCCCCAGGGAAAAAGCATTGATCGAGGCGCTTTCGAAGCGCTATGCCAAGGATCCCAAGGCCGACCGCAAGCGGCTGGACCAGGCCTATGCCGCGGAAATGGGCAAGCTGGCCAAGCGTTTTCCCAAGGACGAGGATATCGCCACGCTGTACGCGGAAAGCCTGATGGATCTTTCCCCCTGGGATTACTGGGCGGACCAAGGCCGCAAACCCAAGGGGAACACGGCGGAAATCGTGAAGGTCCTGGAGACGGTGCTGGCGAACAGCCCCGACCATCCCGGCGCGATCCATTATTACATCCATATGATGGAGGCCTCCGACCGGCCCGAACGGGCTGAACCTCATGCCGAACGCCTCGCCGGCCTGATGCCGGGAGCCGGACATTTGGTGCACATGCCGGGGCATCTGTACTACCGGCTCGGACGCTACCGGGACGCTCTCGAAGCCAACCGTGCAGCCATCGAAGCGGACGAGGCCTATCTAAAGGAAACCGGCGCCAAGGGCATTTACGCGCAAGGCTATTATCCGCACAACGTTCATTTCCTGATGGTCTCGGCACAAATGGCGGGCGACGGCAAAACCGCGCTCGCTGCGGCCGGCAAGCTCGGGAAGGTGCTCTCGGACGAAACCGTCCGGGCGGTACCCTGGATACAGCCGGTCAAGGCCGCGCCATACTTCGCCCACGCCCAGTTCGGCCCGCCCGAGACCGTCTTGAAGCTGGCCGATCCGGGCTCGGAGTTCCCGTACGTGCAAGCCATGTGGCGCTATGCCCGAGGCGTCGCGGCGGCGGCCAAGGGAGCACCGCGGGACGCGCGGGCCGAACTCGACGCCCTGACCGGGATCGCCAAGACAGCGGATTTGTCCGGATTGACGGAAGCCGGCGTCCCCGCGGCGGACATCCTGCGGATCGCCCAGGAGGTTCTTTCGGGCCGCATCGCTCAAGCCGAGGGCGATCTCGCAACCGCCGCCTCGACCTTCGAGAAAGCGGCGGCGCTTCAGGAAAAGCTGCCTTACATGGAGCCGCCGTACTGGTACTACCCGGTGCGCCGGTCGGTCGGCGCGCTGCGGTTTCTTCAGGGCGATCCGGCCGGGGCGGAGCGGGAGTTCGATGCCTCGCTTCGGGCTGCACCGAACGATGCCTGGGCGCTCTGGGCACTGGCGGAGGTGTATCGAAAGCAGGGCAAGGACAGCGCCGCAGCGGACGCGGAACGGCGATTGGCAAAAACGCGGGCGGACCGCGGCGAGCCCGTCCGGATGGAGCGCCTTTGA
- the ilvB gene encoding acetolactate synthase large subunit, whose protein sequence is MTILSGAQLTVRLLERQGVRFVAGIPGGANLPIYDALSKSAQIRHVLARHEQGAGFIAQGMARVDGTPGVCMASSGPGATNLLTAIADAKLDSIPLVAITGQVPRGMIGTDAFQEVDTYGLTIPITKHNFLVDSAAELLEVLPDAFRIACSGRPGPVLIDIPKDVQTESIDVSAWPEPGAPDPAPPLDIALVQRAADLIEAAERPVLYLGGGVIHAGASGLASTLAEKASLPTVMTLMALGALPADHPLSLGMLGMHGARCTHLALDECDLLIAVGARFDDRATGRVAEFCPQAKIIHIDIDAAELDKIKTAHVGIRGDATAVLQALLPRVPAQDRDAWMARIAELKRMFPLNTPGIDDPRTHYGLIRAVAESLGDEAIVATDVGQHQMWVAQSYPLRRPRRWLTSGGLGTMGFGLPAAIGAALAEPDATVVCFSGDGSILMNLQELATAAEENVNVKVVLMNNNALGLVRQQQTLFYGKRIYASRFRAAPDFVRVAEGFGLRAVDLDTAENPKAALRDALAWRGPCLIHAGIDVEAQALPMVPPGCSNKEVIGG, encoded by the coding sequence ATGACCATACTTTCCGGCGCTCAACTCACCGTTCGCCTTCTCGAGCGGCAGGGGGTGCGCTTTGTCGCCGGCATTCCGGGCGGCGCCAATCTGCCGATCTACGATGCCTTGTCGAAATCCGCGCAAATCCGCCACGTCCTCGCCCGCCACGAACAGGGCGCCGGTTTCATCGCCCAGGGCATGGCAAGAGTCGATGGCACTCCCGGCGTGTGCATGGCTTCCTCCGGACCCGGAGCGACCAACCTGCTGACCGCCATCGCCGATGCCAAGCTCGATTCGATCCCGCTGGTGGCCATCACCGGCCAGGTGCCGCGCGGGATGATCGGTACCGACGCCTTCCAGGAGGTGGATACCTACGGTTTGACCATCCCCATTACCAAGCATAATTTTCTGGTCGACTCCGCGGCGGAGTTGCTCGAGGTTTTGCCGGACGCTTTCCGCATCGCGTGCTCCGGGCGGCCGGGTCCGGTGTTGATCGATATTCCCAAGGATGTGCAGACGGAGTCGATCGATGTGAGCGCGTGGCCGGAACCCGGCGCGCCGGACCCGGCTCCGCCGCTCGATATCGCGCTCGTCCAGCGGGCGGCGGACCTGATCGAGGCGGCGGAGCGGCCGGTTTTGTATCTGGGGGGAGGCGTCATCCATGCGGGGGCGTCGGGGCTGGCGTCGACGCTGGCCGAAAAAGCGTCGCTGCCGACCGTGATGACCTTGATGGCGCTTGGCGCGTTGCCGGCCGACCATCCGCTGTCGCTGGGCATGCTCGGCATGCACGGGGCGCGCTGTACCCATCTGGCGCTCGACGAATGCGATTTGCTGATCGCCGTCGGCGCCCGCTTCGACGACCGGGCGACGGGCAGGGTCGCGGAATTCTGTCCGCAGGCAAAAATAATCCACATCGATATCGATGCGGCCGAGCTGGACAAGATCAAGACGGCGCACGTCGGCATCCGGGGCGACGCAACCGCCGTGTTGCAGGCACTGCTGCCGAGAGTGCCGGCGCAAGACCGTGACGCGTGGATGGCCCGAATTGCCGAGCTGAAGCGGATGTTTCCCCTGAACACTCCCGGTATCGATGACCCGCGCACCCATTACGGCCTGATACGCGCCGTGGCCGAGAGCCTCGGCGACGAGGCCATAGTCGCGACCGACGTCGGCCAGCACCAGATGTGGGTCGCGCAAAGCTATCCTCTGCGCCGCCCGCGCCGCTGGCTGACTTCCGGCGGTCTGGGCACCATGGGCTTCGGCCTCCCGGCGGCGATCGGCGCGGCGCTGGCCGAACCGGACGCAACCGTGGTCTGCTTCTCCGGCGACGGCAGCATTCTGATGAACCTGCAGGAACTGGCGACCGCCGCCGAGGAGAACGTCAACGTCAAGGTGGTGCTGATGAACAACAACGCGCTCGGCCTGGTGCGCCAGCAGCAAACCCTGTTTTACGGCAAGCGCATCTACGCCTCGCGGTTTCGCGCCGCGCCCGATTTTGTCCGGGTCGCCGAGGGTTTCGGCCTGCGCGCGGTCGACCTCGATACGGCGGAAAATCCTAAGGCGGCTTTGCGTGATGCGCTAGCCTGGCGCGGCCCCTGTCTCATTCACGCCGGTATCGACGTGGAGGCCCAGGCCTTGCCCATGGTGCCGCCGGGTTGTTCCAACAAAGAAGTGATCGGAGGCTGA
- a CDS encoding IS110 family RNA-guided transposase: MPTFYLGIDVAKAKLDCALRLPNGKFRTKVIANSQDGFATLVTWLTGPEARNVHVCMEATGVYWEDVAQCLATQGFTVSVINPAQIKAYAASRLTRTKTDAVDARLIAEFCAERHPPPWQARSEAEIALRALVLRLDALQALRTQESNRLEVARDAVRTNIQEHLNWLDQQIKSLIKTINEHIDSNPDLKGKRELLESIPGIGERTIAILLAFYAEPSRFANSRQAVAFAGLDPRRQESGTSVKTKPRLSKVGHAFLRKALYMPAMVILYKTAWGQPFKNRLALSGKPAKLIIGAMMRKLLQVAFGVLKSGKPFDPALHGT; encoded by the coding sequence ATGCCCACGTTTTATCTCGGAATTGACGTCGCCAAAGCCAAACTGGACTGCGCGTTACGCCTCCCCAACGGGAAGTTCCGAACCAAAGTCATCGCCAACTCCCAAGACGGGTTCGCCACCCTCGTCACTTGGCTCACCGGCCCAGAGGCACGGAATGTTCACGTGTGCATGGAAGCCACTGGGGTGTATTGGGAAGACGTCGCCCAGTGCTTGGCTACCCAAGGGTTCACTGTCAGCGTCATCAACCCCGCCCAAATCAAAGCCTATGCCGCTTCCCGCTTAACCCGGACCAAAACCGATGCCGTCGATGCGCGCCTCATCGCCGAATTTTGCGCCGAACGCCATCCGCCTCCCTGGCAGGCGAGAAGCGAAGCCGAAATCGCCTTGCGCGCGCTCGTGTTGCGTCTGGATGCGTTGCAAGCCCTGCGGACCCAGGAAAGTAACCGCCTGGAGGTCGCCCGGGACGCGGTGCGCACCAACATTCAAGAACACCTGAATTGGCTCGATCAGCAGATCAAGAGCCTGATCAAAACCATCAATGAGCACATCGACTCTAACCCCGATCTGAAGGGAAAGCGCGAATTACTCGAGAGCATCCCCGGTATCGGGGAACGCACCATCGCCATTCTGCTCGCCTTCTATGCCGAGCCCAGCCGCTTCGCCAATAGCCGACAAGCCGTCGCCTTCGCCGGGCTCGACCCGCGCCGGCAGGAGTCCGGAACGAGCGTGAAAACCAAGCCGCGGCTGTCCAAAGTCGGCCATGCCTTCTTGCGCAAAGCCCTCTACATGCCGGCTATGGTGATCCTGTATAAGACCGCTTGGGGCCAGCCCTTCAAGAACCGGCTCGCGCTCTCGGGCAAGCCCGCCAAGCTCATCATCGGTGCCATGATGCGCAAGCTCCTCCAGGTCGCTTTCGGCGTCCTCAAGTCCGGAAAACCCTTCGATCCAGCACTCCATGGCACTTGA
- a CDS encoding beta/gamma crystallin domain-containing protein, which yields MYTKFAPRLGRSTSSLFLAAVLSSASSMAAGKECWLDLYDKADYQGSHVRLKGPAELSNLKSLNGEDWSNRIESLVVGLDAEVYAFRQEGFKDDPEGPINHPYELQAWGEKDIASAQDLKITFGPGAKQHHLGDLNFHRNINSLKLKCRN from the coding sequence ATGTACACCAAGTTCGCTCCCAGGCTTGGCCGGTCCACGTCGTCTCTTTTTCTGGCGGCCGTGCTGTCTTCCGCGAGTTCGATGGCAGCCGGGAAGGAGTGCTGGCTCGATCTTTACGACAAGGCCGATTATCAGGGTTCCCATGTTCGCCTGAAAGGGCCGGCCGAGCTGTCCAACCTCAAGTCACTGAACGGCGAGGACTGGAGCAACCGAATCGAAAGCCTGGTTGTCGGTCTGGACGCCGAGGTTTATGCGTTTCGGCAGGAAGGATTCAAGGACGATCCCGAGGGGCCGATCAACCATCCTTACGAGCTCCAGGCCTGGGGCGAAAAGGACATCGCGAGTGCCCAGGATCTGAAGATCACTTTCGGACCCGGTGCCAAGCAACATCACCTTGGCGACCTGAATTTTCACCGCAACATCAATTCATTGAAGCTAAAGTGCCGGAACTAA
- the ccmI gene encoding c-type cytochrome biogenesis protein CcmI — MMGFWLSAILLLTLGYVFFLPAILGKTDGGRINRAKLNLLLHRQRQTELAQEAASPEDLERLTAESERNLLGDLEAAEEAKAPSSTRGRRAVLASLAVVPVLALTLYLALGRIDLIGAPAPNNMAEVQDSIRQLAERLAKQPNDPEGWVLLARSLQATDQPDKAVTAYEFAMKLVPEDLDVKALYAQALAETHQGSMAGKPTEIVDEILKKNPDHQTALWMAGIAAAERKDSAKTVEYWERLKKQFAPGSEEAKQIAGYIAQVQGHSAPAEPPAPAAAAAGKQIRVTVSLAENLKTRVSPDDALFVFARAAEGPPMPLAVVRKQAKDLPVEVVLDDSMSMMQGMTLSSVDRIVVGARISKSGQPKAEAGDLQGMSEALAPEDQGNYKIVVDRVVGEEPGR; from the coding sequence ATGATGGGGTTCTGGCTTTCGGCCATACTGCTCTTGACGCTCGGCTACGTCTTTTTTCTTCCGGCCATCCTCGGCAAGACCGACGGCGGGCGGATCAACCGGGCGAAACTCAATCTCCTCCTCCACCGGCAGCGGCAAACCGAGCTCGCCCAGGAAGCGGCAAGCCCCGAGGACCTGGAACGCCTGACCGCGGAATCCGAGCGGAATCTGCTCGGGGATCTCGAGGCTGCCGAAGAAGCGAAAGCGCCGTCGAGCACCCGCGGACGCCGGGCCGTCCTCGCCAGTCTCGCGGTCGTGCCGGTATTGGCCTTGACGCTTTACCTCGCGCTCGGCCGCATCGACCTGATCGGCGCACCGGCGCCGAACAACATGGCCGAGGTCCAGGACAGCATACGCCAACTGGCGGAACGGCTGGCCAAGCAGCCGAACGATCCGGAGGGCTGGGTATTGCTGGCCCGCTCGCTGCAGGCGACCGATCAGCCGGACAAGGCGGTGACGGCCTATGAGTTCGCCATGAAGCTCGTGCCCGAGGACCTCGACGTCAAGGCCTTGTATGCCCAGGCACTCGCGGAAACCCACCAGGGCAGCATGGCCGGCAAGCCGACCGAAATCGTCGACGAAATTCTTAAGAAGAATCCGGATCACCAGACCGCGCTCTGGATGGCCGGAATCGCCGCCGCCGAACGGAAGGACTCGGCCAAGACCGTGGAATACTGGGAACGGCTGAAAAAGCAATTCGCGCCCGGCAGCGAAGAGGCCAAGCAGATCGCGGGATACATCGCTCAGGTCCAGGGCCACTCCGCGCCGGCCGAGCCGCCGGCACCCGCGGCAGCTGCTGCGGGCAAACAGATCCGCGTTACGGTGAGCCTGGCGGAAAACCTCAAAACCCGGGTTTCGCCGGACGATGCCCTGTTCGTTTTCGCCCGCGCGGCCGAAGGTCCGCCCATGCCTTTGGCGGTGGTCCGCAAGCAGGCCAAGGACCTGCCGGTGGAAGTGGTGCTGGACGACTCCATGTCCATGATGCAGGGCATGACGCTCTCCTCGGTCGACCGCATCGTGGTCGGTGCACGCATTTCCAAGAGCGGACAACCCAAGGCCGAAGCCGGCGATCTGCAGGGAATGAGCGAAGCCTTGGCTCCGGAAGACCAGGGAAACTACAAGATCGTCGTCGACCGGGTCGTCGGTGAGGAGCCGGGGCGCTAG
- a CDS encoding cytochrome c-type biogenesis protein has protein sequence MMHRLLPFLLILPFTVQAIEIREFDDPAKQQRYENLIEELRCLVCQNQSLADSDADLARDLRDEVYTIIQSGKSEQEAVKFLTDRYGDFVLYRPPFKMTTAFLWIGPFLLLAGGGAFLWRQVKRRNTGEDLELTDEEKKRLERLRNNLEG, from the coding sequence ATGATGCACCGGTTACTGCCGTTCCTTCTGATTCTTCCCTTCACCGTTCAAGCCATCGAGATCCGCGAGTTCGACGATCCGGCCAAGCAACAGCGCTACGAAAACCTGATCGAAGAGCTTCGCTGCCTGGTCTGCCAGAACCAATCCCTGGCCGATTCCGACGCGGATCTTGCCAGGGACCTGCGGGACGAGGTCTACACCATCATCCAAAGCGGCAAGAGCGAACAGGAAGCGGTCAAATTCCTGACCGACCGCTACGGCGATTTCGTGCTCTACCGCCCGCCGTTCAAGATGACGACGGCTTTTCTGTGGATCGGCCCGTTCCTGCTTCTGGCCGGCGGCGGCGCTTTTCTCTGGCGCCAGGTGAAGCGCCGTAACACCGGCGAAGACCTGGAACTGACCGATGAAGAAAAGAAGCGCCTGGAGCGGCTTCGAAACAATCTCGAAGGGTAA
- a CDS encoding DsbE family thiol:disulfide interchange protein: protein MRYLIPLAVFAVMVIFLGIGLTLNPREVPSPFIGKPAPAFALPQVADAGKTLGTDDLKGQVSLVNVWASWCTSCREEHPVLLQLARQNIVPIYGLNYKDERDNALAWLQRFGDPYTASAFDPEGKTGIDWGVYGVPETFVVDRDGIIRHKQTGPITPEILENKLLPLIRQLQSKSS, encoded by the coding sequence ATGCGCTATCTCATTCCATTGGCCGTGTTCGCCGTCATGGTGATCTTTCTCGGCATCGGTCTGACCTTGAACCCCAGGGAGGTACCCTCGCCGTTCATCGGCAAACCCGCGCCCGCGTTCGCCCTGCCCCAGGTGGCGGACGCCGGCAAGACGCTGGGCACCGACGATCTCAAGGGCCAGGTGAGCCTGGTGAACGTCTGGGCGTCCTGGTGCACCTCCTGCCGGGAAGAGCACCCGGTGCTGCTGCAACTCGCCAGGCAAAACATCGTTCCCATTTACGGCCTCAACTACAAGGACGAGCGGGATAACGCCCTCGCCTGGCTGCAACGCTTCGGCGATCCCTATACCGCCAGCGCCTTCGATCCCGAAGGCAAGACCGGCATCGACTGGGGCGTGTACGGCGTGCCGGAAACCTTCGTCGTCGATCGCGACGGCATCATCCGCCATAAACAGACCGGGCCGATCACGCCGGAAATCCTGGAAAACAAACTGCTGCCCCTGATCCGCCAATTACAGTCCAAATCTTCATGA